GTTGAAGATAACGGTCAACGTGGACAAGGACTCGCCCGCCGGCAACTTCATCGACACGGCGGCGGTAACGGCCAACTGCGGCCTGGACACTGCTCAAGGAGGGGCCAAGATCAACCTGGCTCTGGCCGGCGGGGTCAAGGTCCTGGTGCCGAAGGTGCAGCCGCAGGTTGCTGCTCCCCTGCCTCGTACCGGTGGCAACAACGTCCTGTTCGTGAGCTCGGCGGTGGGCCTCGGCCTGATCTCGATACTCTCGGCGGCGGGTTACCGCAGGCTGCGCAGGTCGGACGGCACCTCCTAACACCGAGAAGACGATCACCCGAAATGGCTCGGTCCAAAAAAGGACCGAGCCATTTCAGCAACACCCGATAGAATTGTTCCCCCTCTTCCCCGGAGCCGCCTCAAGCGACTTCAGCGACCCCCGGGGAGGCTGAACGGCTCGAGGTGAAATAGTGGCAAGACTGACTGTGAAGGGCCGGCGTTTTGTGGCCCTCGGACTGGCGTCACTCGCGGTGTGCACCGCGATCGGGGCCGCCGGTTTCGTCGCCTATCCGTTCTACACGGACTGGCGCGCGGGCAACACCCAGGACGACCTTCGCGCAGCCTTTGCCAGCGGCGACCTCAAAGACGCCTACAGCAAGGGACAGATCGGCGATGCGCAGCCCCTCACCAGGATCATGATCCCGGCGATGAAGACCGATACGATCGTCGTCGAAGGCACGTCGAACAAAGCCCTGAACACCGGCGCCGGCCACTACCCCAACACCCCCCTTCCGGGTGAGCCCGGAAACGTGGCGATTGCCGGCCACCGCACCACCTACGGCAAGCCGTTTGCCAACCTCGAAATTTTGAAGCAAGGAGACAAGGTCATCCTCGAAACCCCGTTCGCCAAGCACACCTACGAGGTCATCGGTGGCTTCGGCGGTCACCAGAACCCCTGGGTGGTCGCCGCCAACGACTGGTCGGTGGCGGAACAGGTTCCGGAATCCATGTTGACCCTGACCACCTGCCATCCCCGCGGGAGCGACAAACAGCGGCTGGTCGCCCGCGCCAAGCTGATCAGCACGGAGGAAATCTAGATGCGGCGAGCAGCGGCGGTTCTCACCGGCCTGGTGTTCGCGGCCGTCTGGGTTTCGCCCGCCTACGCCATGACCAGCCCGGTGTTCCATCAGGCGCCGTCGACCTCCCAGCCGGTCAACGGCGGGGTGCCGATCAAGGTCGAGTCGGAGCCGGACTCCCTGCCGATCCTCGGGCTCGGCCTGGAGAAGGTCACCATCGAGGTGACCGTGAGCGGGCCCGGAGCGCCTGGGTCGCTGGGCAAGAGGGAGGGCTCGGTTTTCACCGCCACCTGGAACGTGAACCCGGACTACAACGGGACCTACGACATCAAGGCGACCGCCACCTCCTCCAACTCCAACGCCGCCCCGAAGACGGCGACGATCTCGGGCGTGAAGGTCAACAACCCGCCATCCACCCCCA
This window of the Actinomycetota bacterium genome carries:
- a CDS encoding class E sortase gives rise to the protein MARLTVKGRRFVALGLASLAVCTAIGAAGFVAYPFYTDWRAGNTQDDLRAAFASGDLKDAYSKGQIGDAQPLTRIMIPAMKTDTIVVEGTSNKALNTGAGHYPNTPLPGEPGNVAIAGHRTTYGKPFANLEILKQGDKVILETPFAKHTYEVIGGFGGHQNPWVVAANDWSVAEQVPESMLTLTTCHPRGSDKQRLVARAKLISTEEI